Proteins from a genomic interval of Yoonia sp. GPGPB17:
- a CDS encoding Tat pathway signal protein translates to MKISRRGFLVSTGAALAVRSVPQVAGKTGGRRILTLVYDKALGMMRAVERVVP, encoded by the coding sequence ATGAAGATCAGTCGACGCGGATTTTTGGTGAGTACAGGGGCCGCCCTTGCGGTGCGATCCGTGCCGCAGGTGGCGGGCAAAACCGGCGGGCGGCGGATTTTGACCTTGGTCTATGACAAAGCGCTAGGGATGATGCGCGCTGTTGAGCGTGTCGTGCCCTGA
- a CDS encoding pyridoxal phosphate-dependent aminotransferase has translation MTKPALTALAQSLSASVPFVGPETQERQMGRPFAARLGANESAFGPSPKAIAAMQRAASEVWMYADPESHDLRQALAAHHSVAPENVMVGEGIDTLLGLLVRLYVDKGDTVVTSAGAYPTFNYHVAGFGSILHTVPYKDDHEDPDALIVKAAEVGAKLIYIANPDNPMGSSHSANVIQDMIDRLPTGCMLVLDEAYIDLAPDGTAPKIDPETPNVIRMRTFSKAYGMAGARVGYALGSAEVISGFNKIRNHFGMCRISQAGALAALRDTAWLKHIQSEVDKARQRIGMIATQNGLTPLPSATNFVAIDCGQGGDFARAVLSALVADGIFVRMPFVTPQDRCIRVSCGTEQQIDAFAQALPGALTQAHEKLG, from the coding sequence ATGACAAAACCAGCCCTGACCGCCCTCGCCCAATCGCTGTCCGCCTCCGTTCCCTTCGTCGGACCAGAGACACAAGAACGCCAGATGGGCCGTCCCTTTGCGGCGCGCCTTGGCGCAAACGAAAGCGCCTTTGGCCCCTCGCCCAAAGCCATCGCGGCCATGCAGCGGGCCGCATCAGAGGTCTGGATGTACGCCGATCCCGAAAGCCACGACCTGCGTCAGGCACTTGCGGCACACCACAGTGTTGCGCCCGAAAACGTCATGGTGGGTGAAGGTATCGATACGTTGCTCGGTCTCCTGGTGCGCCTCTACGTGGACAAGGGAGATACGGTTGTCACCTCAGCCGGGGCCTACCCGACCTTCAACTACCATGTGGCAGGATTTGGCAGCATCCTGCACACCGTTCCCTATAAGGATGACCATGAAGATCCGGACGCACTGATTGTGAAAGCCGCCGAAGTTGGTGCCAAGCTGATCTACATCGCCAACCCCGACAACCCGATGGGCAGTTCGCACAGCGCTAACGTCATACAGGACATGATTGATCGGCTGCCCACAGGTTGCATGCTGGTCCTTGACGAGGCTTACATCGATCTGGCCCCGGACGGCACCGCACCCAAGATCGATCCCGAAACCCCCAACGTAATCCGCATGCGCACGTTCTCGAAGGCGTATGGGATGGCAGGCGCGCGTGTAGGATATGCGCTTGGTTCGGCCGAGGTGATCAGCGGTTTCAATAAGATCCGCAACCACTTCGGCATGTGCCGAATTAGTCAAGCCGGTGCGCTTGCAGCCTTGCGGGACACCGCATGGCTGAAGCACATCCAAAGTGAAGTGGACAAAGCCCGTCAGCGCATTGGCATGATCGCAACGCAGAACGGGCTCACGCCGCTGCCGTCTGCCACAAACTTTGTCGCGATTGACTGTGGCCAGGGCGGCGATTTTGCGCGTGCTGTGTTGTCGGCGCTTGTTGCGGACGGCATATTTGTGCGGATGCCTTTTGTGACGCCGCAGGATCGTTGCATCCGGGTCAGTTGCGGGACGGAACAGCAAATTGACGCCTTCGCACAGGCGCTTCCCGGCGCGCTCACGCAGGCGCACGAAAAATTAGGGTGA
- the efp gene encoding elongation factor P, which yields MPKINGNEIRPGNTLEHEGGLWAAVKVDHVKPGKGGAFAQVELKNLRDGRKLNERFRSADKVERVRLDQKDQQFLFEDGDMLTFMDSETYEQIALPADILGDRRPFLQDGMIVQIEYYGEEALNVSLPQKVTCKVVETEPVVKGQTAANSFKPAMLDNGVRVMIPPFVGQDEDIVVNTETFEYAERA from the coding sequence ATGCCCAAAATAAACGGTAACGAAATCCGCCCCGGTAATACGTTGGAGCATGAGGGCGGCCTCTGGGCCGCTGTAAAAGTTGACCATGTGAAGCCCGGCAAGGGAGGCGCCTTTGCGCAGGTCGAGTTGAAGAACCTCCGCGACGGCCGTAAGTTGAACGAGCGTTTTCGTTCTGCCGACAAGGTTGAACGCGTTCGGTTGGATCAGAAAGATCAACAATTCCTGTTTGAAGACGGTGACATGTTGACCTTTATGGACAGTGAAACTTACGAACAAATTGCCCTGCCTGCCGATATTTTGGGCGATCGCCGTCCTTTTTTGCAGGACGGTATGATCGTCCAGATTGAATACTACGGCGAAGAAGCATTGAACGTCAGTTTGCCGCAAAAGGTCACTTGTAAAGTGGTCGAGACAGAACCGGTGGTGAAGGGTCAGACGGCGGCGAATAGCTTTAAGCCGGCGATGCTGGATAACGGAGTACGCGTCATGATCCCGCCGTTTGTGGGGCAGGACGAAGATATCGTCGTGAACACAGAAACGTTTGAATACGCCGAACGGGCCTAA
- a CDS encoding DUF6280 family protein: MRDFVDGTAFNNEQGNRARKLFAAVVLAALDDAIADDKKYGNGPEQIARWARSRDGREVLSCAGIDPNERVVGGLMEFVGKGVRTSVALSREESERRNAAEQEARAA; encoded by the coding sequence ATGAGAGATTTCGTCGACGGTACTGCATTCAACAATGAACAAGGTAACCGTGCCCGCAAACTCTTTGCAGCGGTCGTATTGGCTGCACTTGATGATGCAATTGCGGATGACAAGAAATACGGCAACGGCCCTGAGCAGATTGCCCGTTGGGCCCGCTCACGCGATGGCCGTGAAGTGTTGTCTTGCGCTGGTATCGACCCGAACGAGCGGGTTGTCGGTGGACTGATGGAGTTCGTCGGCAAAGGTGTGCGTACATCTGTTGCTTTGTCACGCGAAGAAAGCGAACGCCGGAACGCGGCCGAGCAGGAAGCGCGCGCTGCGTAA
- a CDS encoding cobalamin biosynthesis protein CobQ, producing the protein MNTPAHLIFGLTAFGKAGRPAVTMAALVGAMIPDASLYLMAGWHLQVLGTSPDVVFGQLYFSDAWQSIFRIDNSIILWGILFALGAMLRSPVLIALCGAALLHLGLDFLLHNDDGRAHFWPYSNWIFQSPVSYWDPDHYGNVVGAIEVALSLLCCGVLIRRFNGTGMRVLIVSLGLAEFAPFVIFAIMFSGG; encoded by the coding sequence ATGAATACGCCAGCGCATCTGATTTTCGGGTTGACCGCATTTGGCAAAGCCGGGCGGCCTGCAGTGACGATGGCGGCCCTTGTCGGTGCTATGATCCCGGATGCGTCGTTGTATCTGATGGCAGGCTGGCATTTGCAGGTGCTGGGGACGTCGCCCGATGTTGTCTTTGGTCAGCTTTATTTTTCCGATGCCTGGCAAAGCATCTTTCGGATCGACAACTCTATCATCCTTTGGGGGATCTTGTTTGCGCTGGGCGCGATGCTGCGTTCACCCGTGTTGATTGCACTTTGTGGTGCCGCCCTATTACACCTGGGACTGGATTTCCTGCTGCATAACGATGACGGGCGCGCGCATTTCTGGCCCTATAGCAATTGGATATTCCAAAGCCCCGTTAGTTATTGGGATCCCGATCACTATGGCAATGTTGTGGGGGCGATTGAGGTCGCGTTGTCCTTGCTGTGTTGCGGGGTCCTGATCCGCCGGTTTAATGGTACCGGGATGCGCGTTCTGATTGTATCGCTGGGTCTGGCTGAGTTTGCCCCCTTCGTCATATTCGCGATCATGTTCTCGGGTGGGTAA